One window of the Corvus moneduloides isolate bCorMon1 chromosome 10, bCorMon1.pri, whole genome shotgun sequence genome contains the following:
- the GHSR gene encoding growth hormone secretagogue receptor type 1 isoform X2: protein MREGSAGGRGAENRTGAEPPLHLFPVPVLTGITVACVLLFVIGIIGNLMTMLVVSRFRDMRTTTNFYLSSMAFSDLLIFLCMPLDLFRLWQYRPWNFGDLLCKLFQFISESCTYSTILNITALSVERYVAICFPLRAKVIITKGKVKLVILFLWAISFISAGPIFILVGVEHENGTNPLSTNECRATEYAIRSGLLTIMVWTSSIFFFLPVFCLTVLYSLIGRKLWRRKRKNIGPNSVIRDKNNKQTVKMLVQPSTPSSTTSCRGSTAWPPAACSDSKPCPGRACPAASRAAPAGGQSPASPHDSRSPELRSLSLPESHNGRRKRARNGNHNAGSGALVITRMG, encoded by the exons ATGCGGGAGGGGAGCGCGGGCGGCCGCGGCGCGGAGAACCGGACGGGCGCTGAGCCCCCGCTGCACCTGTTCCCCGTGCCCGTGCTCACCGGCATCACCGTCGCCTGCGTCCTGCTCTTCGTCATCGGGATCATCGGCAACCTCATGACCATGCTGGTGGTGTCGCGGTTCCGGGACATGAGGACAACCACCAACTTCTACCTGTCCAGCATGGCCTTCTCCGACCTGCTCATCTTCCTCTGCATGCCCCTGGACCTCTTCCGCCTCTGGCAGTACCGGCCCTGGAATTTCGGGGACCTCCTCTGCAAGCTCTTCCAGTTCATCAGCGAGAGCTGCACCTACTCCACCATCCTCAACATCACGGCGCTCAGCGTGGAGCGGTACGTCGCCATCTGCTTCCCCCTGCGAGCTAAAGTCATCATCACCAAGGGGAAGGTCAAGCTGGTCATCCTCTTCCTCTGGGCCATCTCCTTCATCAGCGCCGGCCCCATCTTCATCCTGGTGGGGGTCGAGCACGAGAACGGCACGAACCCCCTGAGCACCAATGAGTGCCGAGCCACAGAGTACGCCATCCGCTCGGGGCTGCTCACCATCATGGTCTGGACCTCCAgcatcttctttttcctgcccGTGTTTTGCCTGACCGTGCTGTACAGCCTCATCGGGAGGAAGctctggaggaggaagagaaagaacatCGGTCCAAACTCTGTCATCAGGGATAAGAACAACAAGCAAACTGTGAAAATGTTAG TGCAGCCATCAACCCCATCCTCTACAACATCATGTCGAGGAAGTACCGCGTGGCCGCCTGCCGCCTGTTCGGACTCAAAGCCCTGCCCAGGAAGAGCCTGTCCAGCAGCAAGCAGGGCAGCTCCCGCAGGTGGACAGAGCCCAGCGTCACCACATGACagcaggagcccagagctgcgCTCGCTGAGTCTCCCAGAAAGCCATAACGGGAGAAGGAAGAGGGCAAGGAACGGGAATCACAACGCTGGAAGCGGTGCTTTGGTCATCACCCGGATGGGCTGA
- the GHSR gene encoding growth hormone secretagogue receptor type 1 isoform X3 has product MREGSAGGRGAENRTGAEPPLHLFPVPVLTGITVACVLLFVIGIIGNLMTMLVVSRFRDMRTTTNFYLSSMAFSDLLIFLCMPLDLFRLWQYRPWNFGDLLCKLFQFISESCTYSTILNITALSVERYVAICFPLRAKVIITKGKVKLVILFLWAISFISAGPIFILVGVEHENGTNPLSTNECRATEYAIRSGLLTIMVWTSSIFFFLPVFCLTVLYSLIGRKLWRRKRKNIGPNSVIRDKNNKQTVKMLGRYLFSKSFEAGSLEIAVISQYCNLVSFVLFYLSAAINPILYNIMSRKYRVAACRLFGLKALPRKSLSSSKQGSSRRWTEPSVTT; this is encoded by the exons ATGCGGGAGGGGAGCGCGGGCGGCCGCGGCGCGGAGAACCGGACGGGCGCTGAGCCCCCGCTGCACCTGTTCCCCGTGCCCGTGCTCACCGGCATCACCGTCGCCTGCGTCCTGCTCTTCGTCATCGGGATCATCGGCAACCTCATGACCATGCTGGTGGTGTCGCGGTTCCGGGACATGAGGACAACCACCAACTTCTACCTGTCCAGCATGGCCTTCTCCGACCTGCTCATCTTCCTCTGCATGCCCCTGGACCTCTTCCGCCTCTGGCAGTACCGGCCCTGGAATTTCGGGGACCTCCTCTGCAAGCTCTTCCAGTTCATCAGCGAGAGCTGCACCTACTCCACCATCCTCAACATCACGGCGCTCAGCGTGGAGCGGTACGTCGCCATCTGCTTCCCCCTGCGAGCTAAAGTCATCATCACCAAGGGGAAGGTCAAGCTGGTCATCCTCTTCCTCTGGGCCATCTCCTTCATCAGCGCCGGCCCCATCTTCATCCTGGTGGGGGTCGAGCACGAGAACGGCACGAACCCCCTGAGCACCAATGAGTGCCGAGCCACAGAGTACGCCATCCGCTCGGGGCTGCTCACCATCATGGTCTGGACCTCCAgcatcttctttttcctgcccGTGTTTTGCCTGACCGTGCTGTACAGCCTCATCGGGAGGAAGctctggaggaggaagagaaagaacatCGGTCCAAACTCTGTCATCAGGGATAAGAACAACAAGCAAACTGTGAAAATGTTAG GACGGTACTTATTTTCCAAATCCTTCGAAGCTGGATCCTTGGAGATTGCAGTGATCAGCCAGTACTGCAACCTGGTGTCCTTTGTCCTCTTCTACCTTAGTGCAGCCATCAACCCCATCCTCTACAACATCATGTCGAGGAAGTACCGCGTGGCCGCCTGCCGCCTGTTCGGACTCAAAGCCCTGCCCAGGAAGAGCCTGTCCAGCAGCAAGCAGGGCAGCTCCCGCAGGTGGACAGAGCCCAGCGTCACCACATGA
- the GHSR gene encoding growth hormone secretagogue receptor type 1 isoform X1 has translation MREGSAGGRGAENRTGAEPPLHLFPVPVLTGITVACVLLFVIGIIGNLMTMLVVSRFRDMRTTTNFYLSSMAFSDLLIFLCMPLDLFRLWQYRPWNFGDLLCKLFQFISESCTYSTILNITALSVERYVAICFPLRAKVIITKGKVKLVILFLWAISFISAGPIFILVGVEHENGTNPLSTNECRATEYAIRSGLLTIMVWTSSIFFFLPVFCLTVLYSLIGRKLWRRKRKNIGPNSVIRDKNNKQTVKMLVVVVFAFILCWLPFHVGRYLFSKSFEAGSLEIAVISQYCNLVSFVLFYLSAAINPILYNIMSRKYRVAACRLFGLKALPRKSLSSSKQGSSRRWTEPSVTT, from the exons ATGCGGGAGGGGAGCGCGGGCGGCCGCGGCGCGGAGAACCGGACGGGCGCTGAGCCCCCGCTGCACCTGTTCCCCGTGCCCGTGCTCACCGGCATCACCGTCGCCTGCGTCCTGCTCTTCGTCATCGGGATCATCGGCAACCTCATGACCATGCTGGTGGTGTCGCGGTTCCGGGACATGAGGACAACCACCAACTTCTACCTGTCCAGCATGGCCTTCTCCGACCTGCTCATCTTCCTCTGCATGCCCCTGGACCTCTTCCGCCTCTGGCAGTACCGGCCCTGGAATTTCGGGGACCTCCTCTGCAAGCTCTTCCAGTTCATCAGCGAGAGCTGCACCTACTCCACCATCCTCAACATCACGGCGCTCAGCGTGGAGCGGTACGTCGCCATCTGCTTCCCCCTGCGAGCTAAAGTCATCATCACCAAGGGGAAGGTCAAGCTGGTCATCCTCTTCCTCTGGGCCATCTCCTTCATCAGCGCCGGCCCCATCTTCATCCTGGTGGGGGTCGAGCACGAGAACGGCACGAACCCCCTGAGCACCAATGAGTGCCGAGCCACAGAGTACGCCATCCGCTCGGGGCTGCTCACCATCATGGTCTGGACCTCCAgcatcttctttttcctgcccGTGTTTTGCCTGACCGTGCTGTACAGCCTCATCGGGAGGAAGctctggaggaggaagagaaagaacatCGGTCCAAACTCTGTCATCAGGGATAAGAACAACAAGCAAACTGTGAAAATGTTAG tcGTGGTGGTATTTGCGTTCATACTCTGCTGGTTGCCTTTTCACGTAGGACGGTACTTATTTTCCAAATCCTTCGAAGCTGGATCCTTGGAGATTGCAGTGATCAGCCAGTACTGCAACCTGGTGTCCTTTGTCCTCTTCTACCTTAGTGCAGCCATCAACCCCATCCTCTACAACATCATGTCGAGGAAGTACCGCGTGGCCGCCTGCCGCCTGTTCGGACTCAAAGCCCTGCCCAGGAAGAGCCTGTCCAGCAGCAAGCAGGGCAGCTCCCGCAGGTGGACAGAGCCCAGCGTCACCACATGA